A window of Cryptomeria japonica chromosome 3, Sugi_1.0, whole genome shotgun sequence contains these coding sequences:
- the LOC131874427 gene encoding putative ripening-related protein 6, with protein sequence MAVSELPAQRKEKRREEKRMGKLKLVLLVFCVIMMMMTMCTSASERRGRMTVNSFEKGGDGGGPSACDGHFHSNKDHWVALPPATFDHNSNCFRKLKISARGKSTVATVIDECAKPCKDDIVDASESVWKALGVHRGDNDFGLMPITWHFIS encoded by the coding sequence ATGGCCGTGAGTGAGTTGCCAGCacaaagaaaagagaagagaagagaagagaagagaatggGGAAACTGAAATTGGTGTTGTTGGTATTCTgcgtgattatgatgatgatgacaatgtgtACAAGTGCGAGTGAAAGACGGGGAAGAATGACGGTGAACAGCTTCGAGaaaggaggggatggaggtggacCCTCGGCTTGTGATGGGCACTTCCATTCCAACAAAGATCACTGGGTGGCTCTTCCTCCTGCCACCTTTGATCATAACTCCAACTGTTTCCGCAAACTGAAAATCAGTGCGCGAGGGAAGTCTACGGTGGCCACCGTCATCGATGAATGTGCGAAGCCGTGCAAGGATGATATCGTGGACGCCTCTGAGAGTGTTTGGAAAGCCCTCGGCGTGCACCGCGGTGATAATGACTTCGGCCTCATGCCCATCACCTGGCATTTCATCTCCTAG